Proteins from a single region of Candidatus Kryptoniota bacterium:
- a CDS encoding glycoside hydrolase family 88 protein — MVRSTVSLSWKFNRELILLFILIAFPYEHSAAGQLPGDDSSLTIQKIKAVASMVIKSSTFEFVDDSTGKKYGSTSDAPDIARIRPESPYNDWRYWNGVLNIAMINLGKVMNDPSCVTFSEKSISFDFDNYGYFRDRYVNQDKWSYPFGQKIVIEVLDDYGAMGASLIEVYEQDRQKRYREYIDQAIDFLETKQDRLAYGTLVRPLPRKWTLWADDLYMSVSFLSRMGELTHDDRYLDDAANQVINFHKCLFDSLTGLNYHCWFSDSMKNGVACWGRANGWIMLGQIDLLDRLPANYSKRDTLLSIFREEIAGIARYQSDNGLWHQLLDKPDSYLETSCSAMFTYVIARGVRKGYLERQYESVARRGWNGVMSRIRPDGEIEGVCEGTGVGDDLAFYYARPTPLNDPHGIGPVLLAGAEILRLAK; from the coding sequence ATGGTACGTTCGACGGTTTCTCTCTCGTGGAAATTCAATCGTGAATTGATCCTTCTATTTATCTTAATAGCTTTTCCATACGAACATTCGGCGGCAGGACAACTCCCGGGCGACGACAGTTCTCTAACTATACAGAAGATAAAAGCTGTCGCAAGTATGGTCATCAAAAGCAGCACGTTTGAGTTTGTCGATGACAGCACAGGCAAGAAGTACGGATCGACTTCAGACGCGCCCGACATCGCGCGGATCCGTCCGGAAAGCCCATACAACGATTGGAGATACTGGAACGGAGTCCTGAATATCGCGATGATTAACTTGGGCAAGGTCATGAACGATCCTTCCTGCGTGACTTTTTCGGAAAAATCAATTTCATTCGATTTCGACAATTACGGATATTTCCGGGATCGGTACGTTAATCAGGACAAATGGTCGTACCCATTCGGCCAGAAAATCGTCATCGAAGTTCTCGACGACTACGGCGCAATGGGGGCAAGCCTGATAGAGGTGTATGAACAGGATAGGCAGAAGCGCTATCGGGAATACATCGACCAGGCAATCGATTTTCTTGAGACCAAACAGGATCGTCTCGCCTATGGCACGCTGGTCCGTCCGCTTCCGAGAAAGTGGACCCTCTGGGCAGATGACCTCTATATGAGTGTATCGTTCCTGAGTCGCATGGGCGAGCTGACTCATGATGACCGCTATCTCGATGACGCGGCGAATCAGGTTATAAACTTTCACAAGTGTCTCTTCGATTCCCTGACGGGTTTAAATTATCACTGCTGGTTCTCCGACTCCATGAAAAACGGTGTGGCCTGCTGGGGACGTGCGAACGGTTGGATCATGCTCGGCCAGATCGACCTGCTGGATCGGCTGCCGGCAAATTATTCAAAGCGCGACACACTCCTCTCGATCTTTAGAGAAGAGATCGCAGGGATTGCAAGGTACCAGAGCGATAATGGTTTATGGCACCAGCTCCTCGACAAACCCGATTCATATCTCGAGACATCTTGCTCGGCCATGTTTACTTACGTAATCGCGCGCGGCGTGAGAAAAGGGTATCTTGAGCGCCAGTATGAATCCGTTGCACGCCGGGGGTGGAACGGCGTCATGTCAAGGATCAGGCCTGACGGCGAGATTGAAGGGGTATGCGAGGGAACCGGCGTCGGGGATGATCTCGCATTCTACTACGCAAGGCCGACACCTTTAAATGATCCGCACGGTATCGGTCCGGTCCTCCTGGCAGGAGCCGAAATCCTGCGACTCGCAAAATAA
- the uxuA gene encoding mannonate dehydratase: MPAGFEQTWRWFGPNDPFSLKEIRQTGATGIVTALHHIPVGDVWTPDEINKRKAVVESEGLRWSVAESIPVHENIKKQKDNYRKLIENYKQSIRNLGECGVDTVCYNFMPVLDWLRTDLQVIYRDGSITTRFEPKALAAFDIFILKRNDAERDYTPDQIRLAKKYFGRLDDDKKKKLVDTILLGLPGSLEAYTLDGFRSALAEYREIGDGELRQNLHGFVKEIIPVADESGVMMAIHPDDPPWPLLGLPRVVCDKKDIEQILRVNDSPSNGITLCTGSFGASFKNDLVDMAQTFARRVNFIHLRNVTRNADGDFLEENHLEGDIDIYGVMRPLIVEQNNRLKEGRRGAKMPMRPDHGHLMIPDQNRKGIYPGYSLFGRMRGLAELRGLEMGIRRSLGY; encoded by the coding sequence ATGCCTGCAGGATTTGAACAAACCTGGAGATGGTTCGGACCCAACGATCCATTCAGTCTCAAGGAAATAAGGCAGACCGGTGCGACAGGAATCGTCACCGCCCTGCACCACATTCCCGTCGGTGACGTGTGGACACCCGACGAGATAAACAAAAGAAAAGCCGTTGTAGAATCGGAAGGGCTAAGGTGGTCAGTAGCGGAGAGCATTCCGGTCCACGAAAATATCAAAAAGCAAAAAGACAATTACAGAAAGCTAATTGAAAATTACAAGCAATCGATCAGAAACCTTGGGGAATGCGGAGTCGATACCGTCTGCTATAACTTCATGCCTGTCCTCGATTGGCTCCGCACGGATTTACAGGTGATTTATCGCGATGGCTCCATCACCACGCGGTTCGAACCGAAAGCGCTTGCCGCGTTCGACATTTTCATTCTGAAGCGTAACGACGCTGAGAGAGATTACACTCCCGACCAAATCCGCCTCGCGAAAAAATATTTTGGAAGATTGGACGACGATAAGAAAAAGAAATTGGTGGACACCATTCTTCTCGGTCTTCCCGGCTCGCTTGAAGCATATACTCTCGACGGTTTCAGGTCGGCTCTCGCAGAGTACAGGGAGATAGGTGACGGCGAACTTCGACAAAACCTTCATGGGTTCGTGAAAGAGATCATTCCTGTCGCCGACGAATCGGGGGTCATGATGGCAATCCATCCTGACGATCCGCCCTGGCCTCTTCTGGGATTGCCGCGGGTCGTATGCGACAAGAAAGACATTGAACAGATCTTACGAGTTAACGATTCGCCTTCGAATGGAATAACTCTTTGCACCGGGTCGTTTGGTGCCTCATTCAAGAACGATCTCGTCGATATGGCACAGACATTTGCGCGGAGGGTAAACTTCATTCATTTGCGAAACGTGACAAGGAACGCTGACGGCGACTTCCTTGAAGAAAATCATCTCGAGGGTGATATAGATATTTACGGCGTTATGAGGCCGTTGATAGTGGAACAGAACAACCGGTTGAAAGAAGGAAGGCGAGGCGCGAAGATGCCGATGCGCCCCGATCACGGGCATCTCATGATACCCGATCAAAACAGGAAAGGAATTTATCCGGGCTACTCTCTCTTCGGAAGAATGAGAGGGCTTGCCGAATTACGCGGCCTGGAAATGGGTATCAGACGTTCTCTCGGTTACTAG
- a CDS encoding uroporphyrinogen decarboxylase family protein has product MTDQQWETLKEIVSGRQVNPLPIGFVIDSPWLPNWYGIKIIDYFSNDELWLNANLKALNDFQDVMFLPGFWSEFGMCTEPSAFGARCTFPPDEFPFAHKIIRSTDDIDYLPEPNPKTDGLLPYVVNRLKLARPKIEAAGHKIRFAVARGPLNIASYLMGSTEFLTTMMMEPEKAETLVKKITAFLKNWLNFQMETFPTIDGIFLLDDIIGFMGETEFLSFGMPFFKELFDVNVSIKFLHNDAPCRVSAPFLPEMGVNLFNMGFDVTLNELKEMSKNRVTMLGNLPPRDVLAAGTPAVVEKTAGEMAAALKEKARVIMSCGGGMPPGVKTENIQAFIRGIRNAR; this is encoded by the coding sequence ATGACAGATCAACAATGGGAAACTCTGAAAGAAATCGTCAGCGGCCGGCAGGTCAACCCGCTTCCGATCGGTTTCGTGATCGATAGCCCATGGCTTCCGAACTGGTACGGAATAAAGATCATTGATTATTTCTCCAACGATGAATTGTGGTTGAATGCCAACTTGAAGGCACTAAATGATTTTCAGGATGTGATGTTTCTTCCAGGATTCTGGTCGGAGTTTGGAATGTGCACAGAGCCTTCGGCGTTTGGCGCACGCTGCACATTCCCGCCGGATGAATTTCCGTTTGCCCATAAGATCATCAGGTCGACGGATGATATCGATTACCTGCCGGAGCCCAATCCAAAAACAGACGGCCTCCTCCCTTATGTTGTTAACCGCTTGAAACTTGCCCGCCCGAAGATCGAAGCGGCCGGACATAAGATCAGATTTGCCGTTGCCAGAGGGCCTCTCAATATCGCAAGCTATCTCATGGGTTCGACTGAATTCCTTACGACCATGATGATGGAACCTGAGAAAGCCGAGACGCTCGTCAAAAAGATAACCGCGTTCCTTAAGAACTGGCTCAACTTCCAGATGGAAACTTTTCCCACCATCGACGGAATTTTCCTGCTTGATGACATAATCGGATTCATGGGCGAGACGGAATTCCTTTCGTTCGGCATGCCGTTCTTCAAGGAACTGTTCGACGTAAATGTCTCGATCAAGTTTCTCCACAACGATGCACCGTGCAGAGTGTCGGCACCGTTCCTTCCGGAGATGGGAGTCAACCTTTTCAACATGGGTTTCGATGTGACATTGAACGAGCTTAAAGAAATGTCGAAAAACCGCGTCACGATGCTCGGGAATCTACCTCCGCGAGACGTGCTCGCTGCGGGTACTCCCGCCGTTGTCGAAAAAACCGCAGGTGAAATGGCGGCCGCTCTGAAGGAAAAGGCGAGAGTGATCATGTCGTGTGGGGGCGGTATGCCTCCGGGAGTGAAGACGGAGAATATTCAGGCTTTCATCCGTGGAATCCGAAATGCGCGATGA
- a CDS encoding MFS transporter yields MVTEQERSGNSASPMSSYRWTVCALLFFATTINYIDRQVLGILAPVLQKDIGWNEIEYGYIVAAFTGAYAVGLLFVGRFIDRVGTKIGYSISIFIWSIAAMAHALARNALGFGAARAALGLGESGNFPAAIKATAEWFPKKERAFATGLFNSGANIGAVVAPLVVPWITLTWGWREAFIFTGLLGFIWFALWVWLYETPERHKRVSQAELAYIRSDPEELVSVKVPWLKLLKYKETWAFVAGKFLTDPIWWFYLYWLPKFLNERYNLDLAQLGLPLIVIYTMTSIGSIGGGWLSGAFLKRGWTLNRSRKSVMLVSAILIVPIVFASTVPEWWAVLLIGLAAASHQSWSANLFTTVSDMFPKEAVGSVVGLGGTAGAVGGMLVATAAGLILQLTGNYLSLFILAGTVYLLALLIFNWLVPRLKQIQLA; encoded by the coding sequence ATGGTAACCGAACAAGAGAGATCCGGAAACTCTGCTTCTCCTATGAGCTCATATCGATGGACGGTCTGCGCGCTCCTCTTCTTTGCGACGACGATAAATTATATTGACAGACAGGTCCTCGGGATCCTTGCGCCCGTTCTTCAGAAGGACATAGGCTGGAACGAGATCGAATACGGCTACATCGTCGCCGCGTTCACAGGCGCGTATGCTGTCGGGCTTTTGTTTGTGGGAAGATTCATCGATCGAGTGGGAACAAAGATCGGCTATTCCATTTCGATATTTATATGGAGTATCGCGGCCATGGCACACGCGCTCGCGAGAAACGCTTTAGGATTTGGAGCGGCGAGGGCGGCACTCGGGCTCGGCGAATCGGGAAATTTTCCTGCGGCAATAAAGGCAACGGCTGAATGGTTCCCTAAAAAGGAAAGAGCATTCGCGACCGGGTTATTCAACTCCGGCGCCAATATAGGTGCGGTCGTCGCGCCGCTCGTCGTACCGTGGATCACGCTCACCTGGGGCTGGCGGGAAGCTTTTATTTTCACCGGACTTCTCGGATTTATCTGGTTCGCATTGTGGGTCTGGCTTTATGAAACCCCGGAAAGACATAAAAGAGTCTCTCAAGCGGAGCTCGCGTACATCCGGAGCGATCCCGAAGAACTCGTCTCGGTGAAAGTCCCCTGGCTGAAGCTTCTAAAGTACAAGGAGACATGGGCGTTCGTCGCCGGAAAATTCTTAACCGATCCGATATGGTGGTTCTATCTTTACTGGCTTCCGAAGTTTCTGAATGAAAGATATAATCTGGATCTCGCTCAGCTCGGATTACCCCTCATCGTCATTTATACAATGACGAGCATCGGGAGCATCGGAGGGGGCTGGTTATCGGGAGCGTTTCTAAAGAGAGGGTGGACACTCAACCGAAGCAGGAAATCGGTAATGCTGGTCAGCGCGATATTGATAGTTCCCATCGTGTTCGCTTCGACTGTCCCCGAGTGGTGGGCCGTTCTCCTGATTGGGCTCGCCGCCGCGTCTCACCAGAGTTGGTCTGCAAACCTATTCACGACTGTCTCCGACATGTTTCCGAAAGAAGCCGTCGGTTCTGTTGTCGGGTTGGGAGGAACGGCAGGCGCGGTCGGAGGAATGCTCGTGGCGACTGCCGCCGGACTTATCCTGCAATTGACGGGGAATTATCTGTCGCTCTTCATTCTCGCGGGAACGGTATACCTGCTCGCGTTATTGATCTTCAACTGGCTCGTCCCCAGACTCAAGCAAATTCAACTTGCCTGA
- a CDS encoding right-handed parallel beta-helix repeat-containing protein translates to MNRFLRYTFIPALFLLCCDLIPVSAQPSGGPYGPARQTYELPIVSGKVYYVAPDGNGAQPGQSLTNPTSLDSAIARVVSGDAIVIRGGVYRTGNLEVNQGIAIQPYEDEQPVLKGTYVAANWKNLGNGLWVTKWTRLFPDKPADWWQRSTEGKKTPLCKFNDDMVFVDGKFLQSVGWEGGVDENSYYIDYDDSLVYIGIDPTNRLVEITAFNSALIRTTGECHGKQADHEGFAIRGITFTQYAYRALEIEGAEPGKAEDESQFGKDVVGTTLENCTISYCSRVAGFFRGDRLTIRHCMISNTSTEGVYVIASNDILLEGNIFERNNIENITGYYPAAVKIFNQCHRATFRDNLVTDLPNSNGVWYDVGEVDGVFVNNWVENVGHVEKTIPTNQVWPSSNGFFFEISKGAVCAGNVFVNCDHGMMILNSSNVGVYQNTFVNSMACFGRNGRTPAGDRFGWHSSTGPDVDKREGHIFVNNLLTGDENFLRPLLFVWQPASVCGQLTKPELSKFDHNVYVRNANRTEYSLILWSPAQNDTCQVGFDSPESVTKLYPEFESDSRAYTGYSNSVFKSAVLHNYRLLPEFPGVKLGTKLPKDVAAFLEKSGAEETYVGAYPPGPK, encoded by the coding sequence ATGAATCGATTTCTGAGATACACTTTCATCCCGGCGCTTTTCCTTTTGTGTTGTGACTTGATACCGGTTTCGGCTCAGCCTTCCGGTGGACCTTACGGTCCCGCTCGACAAACTTATGAGTTGCCGATCGTCTCTGGAAAAGTATATTATGTCGCACCTGACGGAAACGGCGCGCAGCCCGGTCAATCCCTGACGAATCCGACATCACTGGATTCGGCAATTGCGCGAGTCGTGTCGGGTGACGCCATCGTAATCCGCGGAGGAGTATACCGGACGGGAAACCTGGAGGTCAACCAGGGAATTGCCATACAGCCGTACGAAGATGAGCAACCGGTACTGAAGGGAACCTATGTCGCCGCGAACTGGAAAAACCTCGGTAACGGCCTGTGGGTCACAAAGTGGACTCGTCTTTTCCCTGACAAGCCCGCCGACTGGTGGCAGCGCAGTACCGAAGGGAAGAAGACTCCGCTGTGCAAGTTCAACGATGATATGGTGTTTGTCGACGGGAAGTTCCTTCAGTCAGTGGGATGGGAGGGCGGAGTCGATGAGAATTCATACTACATCGATTATGACGACAGCCTGGTGTACATCGGCATAGATCCGACCAACCGTCTGGTGGAGATCACCGCCTTCAACTCGGCGCTCATCAGAACCACTGGTGAGTGTCACGGGAAACAAGCTGACCATGAAGGGTTTGCCATCCGCGGCATTACGTTCACGCAGTACGCATACCGAGCGCTCGAGATCGAAGGCGCTGAGCCGGGCAAGGCTGAGGACGAATCGCAATTCGGAAAGGACGTCGTCGGCACGACACTCGAGAATTGCACGATCTCATACTGTTCGCGGGTCGCGGGATTTTTCCGTGGAGACCGCCTGACGATTCGACATTGCATGATTAGCAATACAAGCACCGAAGGCGTTTATGTCATTGCATCAAATGATATTCTTCTTGAAGGAAACATTTTCGAGCGGAATAATATTGAGAATATCACCGGCTACTATCCTGCCGCCGTGAAAATCTTTAACCAATGCCACCGCGCGACGTTCCGCGATAATCTCGTCACTGACCTTCCGAACTCGAACGGCGTGTGGTACGATGTGGGCGAAGTAGACGGCGTTTTCGTGAACAACTGGGTTGAGAATGTCGGCCATGTCGAGAAGACAATCCCGACAAACCAGGTCTGGCCAAGCAGCAATGGGTTTTTCTTCGAGATTTCAAAAGGCGCAGTGTGCGCCGGAAATGTTTTTGTGAATTGCGACCACGGCATGATGATACTCAATAGCTCGAACGTCGGCGTCTACCAGAACACTTTCGTCAACAGCATGGCATGCTTCGGAAGGAACGGCAGGACTCCCGCGGGAGACAGGTTCGGTTGGCATTCGAGCACCGGTCCCGATGTCGACAAACGTGAGGGGCACATTTTTGTAAATAACCTTCTCACGGGAGACGAGAATTTTCTCAGACCGCTCCTTTTCGTCTGGCAGCCGGCATCTGTGTGCGGTCAGCTTACGAAACCGGAACTGAGCAAGTTCGACCACAATGTATATGTGCGCAATGCAAACAGGACAGAGTATTCACTCATCTTATGGAGTCCCGCACAAAATGATACATGTCAGGTCGGATTTGATTCCCCTGAAAGTGTAACCAAGTTGTATCCTGAGTTCGAGTCTGACAGCCGCGCTTACACCGGATACAGCAACTCGGTATTCAAGAGCGCTGTGCTTCATAATTACCGTTTGCTGCCGGAGTTTCCCGGCGTAAAACTCGGAACGAAACTTCCGAAAGATGTTGCCGCATTCCTGGAAAAATCCGGAGCGGAAGAAACATACGTCGGAGCCTATCCGCCGGGACCGAAATAG
- a CDS encoding alpha/beta hydrolase-fold protein gives MSRMILKSCLFLIVVSVSRLNAQSLTDTGVLSPPAVQIAGSQSFTIASSITKEKYDIYVYVPRSYGDTTRVFPVIYSLDGQWDFTLIESIFGQQYYDGFLPQLVVVGITWNGPNPNYDYLRAMDLTPTTSDEMPLSGKGPKFLQFIKSELIPFIESRFRVRKDDRTLIGSSLGGLFTLYTLFKETNLFERYVLTSPAVQWDNGVIYNFESEYHKKNSQLPVKLFMAIGEYEDVTPFQRFVDVLKSREYGGLSMQTMVLAATGHSGTKAEGFARGLQFVYARPDLMIDSKTLERYSGTYRTFAGASTIISVEDGHLMIQESESTRHVLSAETDSDFYVRGTFEFVHFNKDSTGKTTGFLIRRFNGNSSATRVEN, from the coding sequence ATGAGTCGAATGATCCTGAAATCGTGTCTGTTCCTCATTGTCGTGAGCGTATCGCGTCTAAACGCGCAGTCATTGACTGATACCGGCGTATTATCACCGCCTGCAGTCCAGATCGCCGGCTCACAGTCTTTCACGATCGCATCTTCCATCACGAAGGAGAAGTACGACATCTATGTTTACGTCCCTCGTAGTTATGGAGACACGACAAGAGTTTTTCCCGTGATATATTCGCTCGACGGGCAATGGGACTTCACGCTCATCGAAAGCATTTTCGGACAGCAATATTACGATGGGTTTCTCCCCCAACTTGTAGTCGTGGGAATAACCTGGAACGGTCCGAACCCAAATTACGATTATCTGCGTGCAATGGATCTCACCCCAACAACAAGCGACGAAATGCCGCTATCGGGTAAAGGACCGAAGTTCCTTCAATTCATCAAGAGTGAACTCATCCCATTTATCGAATCAAGATTCCGGGTCAGAAAGGACGACAGGACTCTGATTGGAAGTTCACTCGGAGGACTCTTTACATTATATACTCTTTTCAAAGAGACAAATCTTTTCGAACGATACGTCCTGACAAGTCCCGCGGTGCAGTGGGACAACGGGGTCATTTACAATTTCGAGAGCGAATACCACAAGAAGAATTCACAGCTTCCTGTAAAGTTATTCATGGCGATAGGTGAATACGAAGATGTCACGCCGTTCCAGCGCTTTGTAGATGTCCTTAAGTCGCGAGAATACGGCGGGTTGAGCATGCAGACGATGGTCCTCGCCGCCACCGGTCACTCCGGCACGAAGGCAGAAGGATTTGCGAGAGGGCTGCAATTTGTTTATGCACGCCCGGATCTGATGATCGATAGTAAAACGCTCGAGAGATACTCCGGAACTTACCGAACCTTCGCGGGCGCGTCAACGATAATTTCTGTTGAAGATGGACACCTCATGATTCAGGAATCCGAATCGACCAGGCATGTGTTATCAGCTGAAACCGATTCTGACTTTTACGTCAGGGGGACTTTCGAATTCGTCCACTTCAACAAAGACTCGACCGGGAAGACAACTGGATTTCTCATCCGGCGGTTCAACGGAAACAGTTCGGCGACACGAGTGGAGAATTAG
- a CDS encoding aldo/keto reductase — MRRRDFIRYATVAAGVLSLPSYARKLAAAPVKKFASDVVTLGKSGIKVSRLAVGTGTHGFNHRSDQSENLGLSGLADLLHAAYDRGINFWDSADQYGTHPDLKEALKKIPREKVVILTKTEATTADEMRSDLDRFRREIGTDYIDIILLHMMTDRDWPTSKRGAMEVLSKAREDGVIRAHGVSCHTLEALRSAADSDWVQVDFARINPAGTMMDADVPTVADVLKKMHSGGKGVVGMKIFGAGRLVARKDECLRYVLGLDFVDAFTIGQESKEQMLDLIESIPAASIAG; from the coding sequence ATGAGACGAAGAGATTTCATCAGGTACGCGACGGTGGCTGCTGGGGTGCTCTCACTGCCGTCATACGCCCGGAAATTAGCCGCGGCTCCAGTGAAGAAGTTCGCAAGCGATGTCGTGACGCTGGGAAAATCAGGAATTAAAGTGTCACGTCTTGCGGTTGGAACAGGCACGCACGGATTCAATCACCGATCTGACCAGTCGGAAAACCTCGGCTTGAGCGGACTCGCCGACCTGCTCCACGCCGCGTATGACAGAGGCATAAACTTCTGGGATTCAGCAGACCAATACGGTACACATCCAGATTTGAAGGAGGCACTGAAGAAAATACCGCGTGAAAAAGTGGTGATTCTTACGAAGACTGAGGCGACCACGGCGGACGAAATGCGGTCGGACCTCGACAGGTTCAGGAGAGAAATCGGAACGGATTATATAGACATAATTCTTCTTCATATGATGACGGATCGCGATTGGCCCACATCGAAGCGCGGTGCAATGGAAGTATTGTCGAAGGCGCGCGAGGACGGTGTCATCCGTGCGCATGGAGTATCATGCCACACCCTCGAAGCTCTGCGGTCGGCGGCGGATTCGGATTGGGTACAGGTGGACTTCGCACGCATCAACCCAGCTGGCACAATGATGGACGCTGACGTGCCGACAGTCGCGGATGTCCTGAAGAAAATGCACTCCGGCGGAAAAGGCGTTGTGGGAATGAAAATATTTGGCGCAGGTCGGCTTGTCGCGAGAAAAGACGAGTGCCTCAGGTATGTGCTCGGTCTCGATTTTGTCGACGCGTTTACAATCGGCCAGGAAAGCAAGGAACAAATGCTCGATCTGATAGAAAGCATCCCTGCCGCAAGCATCGCAGGTTAA
- a CDS encoding tetratricopeptide repeat protein yields the protein MFKGEDIFRKLPLARLVAVALLILSGSALASTTDSLMSTGNAAYQSKDFPRAIAAYQELTSLGYEGTSLYYNLGNSYYRAGKIGLAILYYEKASRLSPGDEDVAHNLAIANARTVDKLDALPRFFVFQWWESLLALFSLSGWTHVVFTLYIISLFAFGLYFLARQRFIQRNSFFVGLVATLLLILSISIGAVKLNRELTVRDAIVIEPTAVVKLAPDPTSNDAFVVHEGLKVRELDEVENWVKIRLQDGKLGWIQKDEIATI from the coding sequence ATGTTTAAGGGAGAAGACATCTTTAGAAAATTGCCGCTTGCACGGCTGGTCGCTGTCGCGCTTCTCATTCTTTCCGGCAGTGCGCTGGCATCCACGACCGACAGCCTGATGAGCACCGGAAATGCCGCGTACCAGAGCAAAGACTTTCCGAGGGCGATCGCAGCGTACCAGGAATTAACTAGTCTCGGGTACGAAGGGACATCTCTCTATTACAACCTCGGAAATTCATATTACCGGGCGGGAAAGATCGGTCTCGCGATACTTTATTACGAAAAGGCCTCGAGACTGTCGCCAGGCGATGAGGACGTCGCGCACAATCTCGCGATCGCCAACGCCAGGACCGTCGACAAGTTGGATGCACTGCCGAGGTTCTTTGTCTTCCAATGGTGGGAAAGTCTCCTCGCGTTATTTTCGCTATCCGGATGGACTCACGTCGTATTTACCCTATACATCATTTCCCTTTTCGCATTCGGTCTGTACTTCCTTGCGAGGCAGAGATTTATACAGCGAAATTCGTTTTTCGTAGGACTCGTTGCAACTTTATTGCTTATTCTCTCGATCTCTATAGGGGCCGTAAAACTTAACAGAGAACTTACAGTCCGGGACGCAATAGTAATTGAGCCGACAGCCGTCGTGAAGCTCGCCCCCGACCCCACCAGCAACGATGCGTTTGTCGTACACGAGGGCTTAAAAGTGAGAGAGCTAGACGAAGTCGAAAACTGGGTGAAGATAAGGCTGCAGGATGGAAAACTCGGATGGATCCAAAAAGACGAGATCGCGACAATCTGA